In one Kwoniella botswanensis chromosome 3, complete sequence genomic region, the following are encoded:
- a CDS encoding chlorophyll synthesis pathway protein BchC, producing MSPVALNQTNPAVKTLPAATKTMPTVSREVLTRPNLALWVTKDHKIYQKEEPYPSCGPDDCVVHIKATGICGSEIHFWKSGRIGDCCVTHDIILGHESSGQILEVGSNVQNFQIGDRVSIEPGVSCWECDMCIRGRYNLCPKVKFSGTPPADGTMRRFVAHPARFLHKIPDTMSFATAALIEPLSVAYNAVRRAKPYLGQPILICGAGPIGLASALCARAAGASPIVITDLEQNRLDQVRAMGFDRTLKIDLSWDRLTTASKIREVMGTDCLPQIAFEATGAGSSINSACYALEDGGTLLQIGCGKPDIEIPLMSMGFREVNIVTSFRYQQSWPVVIRLVAEGVLGDVDALITHTFPVEKTIDAFETCADRSKLAIKVQILDE from the exons ATGTCTCCTGTCGCGCTTAATCAGACCAATCCAGCTGTGAAAACCCTTCCAGCAGCTACGAAGACCATGCCAACGGTCTCTCGAGAAGTGCTTACCAGGCCGAACTTGGCTCTGTGGGTGACCAAGGATCACAA GATCTACCAGAAGGAAGAACCATATCCATCGTGTGGGCCGGATGATTGCGTTGTTCACATT AAAGCAACAGGTATCTGTGGATC TGAAATACATTTCTG GAAGAGCGGCAGAATCGGTGACTGTTGCGTGACACACGATATCATCCTAGGACATGAATCAAGTGGTCAGATCTTAGAAGTGGGATCAAACGTTCAGAACTTCCAAATTGGCGATAGGGTATCGATTGAACCTGGTGTGTCATGTTGGGAATGTGATATGTGCATTCGAGGGAGATATAACCTTTGTCCAAAAGTAAA ATTCTCCGGTACACCACCAGCAGACGGCACGATGAGACGATTTGTAGCACATCCTGCCAGATTTCTTCACAA GATACCCGACACTATGTCCTTTGCCACCGCCGCCTTGATCGAACCGTTGTCTGTCGCTTACAACGCTGTCCGCCGAGCAAAGCCATACCTAGGCCAGCCCATCTTGATCTGCGGTGCTGGACCGATCGGTCTGGCTAGCGCTCTCTGTGCTCGAGCAGCAGGTGCTTCTCCTATCGTCATTACAGACTTGGAGCAGAACCGATTGGACCAAGTCCGGGCTATGGGATTCGACCGAACGCTGAAGATAGATCTCAGCTGGGATAGGTTAACAACGGCGTCGAAGATCCGTGAGGTTATGGGTACAGACTGTCTTCCTCAAATAGCCTTTGAAGCGACAGGTGCTGGGTCTAGTATCAACTCGGCTTGCTAC GCTCTCGAGGATGGCGGTACTTTGCTTCAGATAGGATGTGGTAAACCTGATATCGAAATCCCTCTCATGTCCATGGGTTTCAGGGAAGTGAACATTGTTACCTCTTTCCGTTATCAGCAATCTTGGCCTGTCGTCATTCGATTAGTCGCAGAAGGTGTTCTTGGCGATGTTGATGCGctcatcactcacacatTCCCTGTTGAGAAGACCATTGACGCTTTTGAGACTTGCGCAGATAGGTCGAAACTCGCGATCAAAGTTCAGATCTTGGATGAATAG